The Sandaracinaceae bacterium genome contains a region encoding:
- a CDS encoding Rpn family recombination-promoting nuclease/putative transposase — protein sequence MGDHDALFKHVFAVPAHAADELRSVLPPQLVEALDLEKLELLSGASVGDHMDARFADLLFRAPLRAPPPAEPGGPVEYAYIHVQLHIQLEHQSTPDLRMPLRVHGYTLGFWRELLRAEPRRKTLPPVITLVVHHGPRGWNAPRSLHDMIEGLDAFPVLRPYIPDVTLLVDDLARADNTELLARPMAPVPKVAVWLLRDGRQVEALLAHIPVWKDVLQAVFTEAPDVAVVFLRYISVITTEQSFEVVRTIIIRHIAAAEAPLATIADQLRQEGLEKGLEKGRQEGRQEGRQEGRQEGADAMRRTLRTLLEQRFGSLEPSVEARVGSASLQDLEYALTRVVVAASALDVFVAH from the coding sequence GTGGGTGATCACGACGCCCTCTTCAAGCACGTCTTCGCCGTCCCCGCGCACGCCGCCGACGAGCTCCGGAGCGTGCTTCCGCCGCAGCTCGTCGAGGCCCTCGACCTCGAAAAGCTCGAGCTGCTCTCCGGCGCATCGGTCGGCGACCACATGGACGCGCGCTTCGCCGACCTGCTCTTCCGTGCGCCCCTACGGGCCCCTCCACCCGCAGAACCTGGTGGCCCCGTCGAGTACGCCTACATCCACGTGCAGCTCCACATCCAGCTGGAGCACCAGAGCACGCCCGACCTCCGCATGCCCCTGCGCGTCCACGGGTACACCCTCGGCTTCTGGCGCGAGCTTCTCCGCGCCGAGCCTCGCCGCAAGACCCTCCCGCCCGTCATCACCCTCGTCGTCCACCACGGGCCCCGCGGCTGGAACGCCCCGCGCTCACTGCACGACATGATCGAGGGGCTCGACGCCTTCCCCGTCCTCAGGCCTTACATCCCCGACGTCACCCTCCTCGTCGACGACCTCGCCCGCGCCGACAACACCGAGCTCCTCGCGCGCCCCATGGCTCCCGTCCCCAAGGTCGCCGTCTGGCTCCTGCGCGACGGACGGCAGGTCGAGGCGCTCCTCGCCCACATCCCTGTCTGGAAGGACGTCCTGCAGGCGGTCTTCACCGAGGCCCCCGATGTCGCCGTCGTATTCCTGCGCTACATTTCCGTCATTACGACCGAGCAGTCCTTCGAGGTCGTTCGCACCATCATCATTCGCCACATCGCCGCCGCGGAGGCTCCCTTGGCAACCATCGCAGATCAGCTACGGCAAGAAGGCCTCGAGAAGGGCCTCGAGAAAGGTCGACAAGAGGGCCGACAAGAGGGCCGACAAGAGGGCCGACAAGAGGGTGCCGACGCCATGCGACGCACGTTGCGCACCTTGCTCGAACAGCGCTTCGGGTCTCTCGAACCATCGGTCGAGGCCCGCGTGGGCTCCGCCTCCTTGCAAGACCTCGAGTACGCCCTCACCCGCGTCGTGGTCGCGGCAAGCGCCCTCGACGTGTTCGTGGCGCACTGA